From Paenibacillus sp. GP183, one genomic window encodes:
- a CDS encoding recombinase family protein yields the protein MIYGYARVSGLGQDLELQIGELKAANAETIYSEKITGTHKDRPELQRLLADLKRGDTLMVTKLDRFARTAVDGMTMVKDLLKRGVRVHILNMGVLEDTPIGRAMLAVFAAMAEFERDMIVERTQAGKALARTKEGFTEGRPKTYTEKQLNHAVGLLDSNSYNEVAAITGISKSTLIREVRKRKPFT from the coding sequence ATGATTTACGGCTATGCGAGGGTATCGGGATTAGGGCAAGACTTGGAGTTGCAGATTGGGGAGTTGAAAGCGGCAAACGCCGAAACGATATATAGCGAGAAGATAACAGGTACTCATAAGGATCGTCCCGAGCTTCAACGTCTTCTGGCGGATCTCAAACGCGGCGATACGCTTATGGTGACGAAGTTAGACCGTTTCGCACGTACAGCGGTCGATGGTATGACAATGGTTAAAGACCTTTTAAAACGAGGAGTACGCGTTCACATATTGAATATGGGAGTACTAGAGGACACGCCAATAGGTCGGGCTATGCTCGCCGTGTTTGCAGCTATGGCCGAGTTTGAACGGGACATGATCGTAGAGCGTACGCAGGCAGGAAAGGCATTAGCTAGGACTAAGGAAGGCTTCACAGAAGGCAGACCCAAAACATACACAGAGAAGCAGCTTAACCACGCGGTAGGGCTGTTAGATAGTAACTCGTACAATGAAGTAGCTGCAATTACTGGAATTAGTAAATCTACGTTGATCCGTGAGGTTAGAAAGCGGAAGCCGTTCACCTGA
- a CDS encoding NAD(P)/FAD-dependent oxidoreductase, which produces MRTHTKAQRIVVKHGHAVGVLTSEGEEFHVKQAVVASTGPDQLYLSLLANAEVSFRLLAQAKQFRYGRGCVQIHLALNEPPRWPDARFVKVGQPHLTDGLDGFTVAIAQGMSDLLPAKPTFTVDCSTNLDSTRAPAGKAVMRVQVLEVPYRPRGDAAGQIDVGDGTWTPDLTERFTERVLSIVTKHIPNIPSAVIGHAVITPDTIARYNPNSGPGDPYGGAHDLAQSYLFRPLPAQPSHRTEVPNLFMLGAATWPGHGINGGSGYKLLSHG; this is translated from the coding sequence ATCCGCACCCATACGAAAGCCCAGCGTATTGTCGTGAAGCACGGACATGCCGTCGGCGTGTTGACATCAGAAGGCGAGGAATTTCATGTCAAGCAGGCGGTCGTCGCCTCAACCGGACCGGACCAGCTCTACCTCTCGCTGTTGGCGAATGCTGAAGTCAGCTTTCGTCTGCTTGCGCAAGCAAAGCAGTTCCGCTATGGTCGAGGCTGCGTACAAATTCACCTCGCGCTTAACGAGCCACCTCGCTGGCCGGATGCACGCTTTGTCAAGGTTGGTCAGCCGCATTTGACGGATGGGCTAGACGGTTTCACGGTGGCGATTGCGCAAGGGATGTCGGATTTGCTTCCGGCCAAGCCGACCTTTACGGTGGACTGCTCCACTAATCTCGATTCGACTCGCGCGCCGGCAGGCAAGGCCGTAATGCGTGTTCAAGTCCTTGAAGTACCGTACCGTCCACGCGGCGATGCTGCCGGTCAAATCGATGTTGGCGACGGCACTTGGACCCCGGATCTTACCGAGCGTTTCACAGAACGTGTGCTATCAATCGTAACCAAACATATCCCTAATATCCCAAGCGCGGTTATCGGCCACGCGGTTATAACTCCCGATACGATTGCACGTTATAACCCCAACTCGGGTCCAGGCGATCCGTACGGTGGCGCGCATGATTTGGCACAGAGCTACCTGTTCCGGCCGCTTCCAGCACAACCTAGCCATCGGACGGAGGTGCCTAACCTGTTTATGCTGGGCGCGGCAACATGGCCGGGTCACGGAATCAACGGAGGATCGGGCTACAAGCTGCTGTCGCACGGTTAG